Part of the Brevibacillus brevis genome is shown below.
CAACGGCCGACGACCATGTACGGTGTCAATAAAGTGTCGGGCGAATTGCTGTGCGATTACTACTACCAAAAGTTTGGGGTGGATACGCGTGGGGTGCGCTTCCCCGGCCTGATTTCCTATGTAGCCCCTCCAGGAGGCGGAACAACCGACTACGCCGTCGAAATTTACTACAAGGCGATCCAGGAAGGTGCTTATACCTCCTACATCGCAAAAGACACTTACATGGACATGATGTATATGCCGGATGCCTTGAATGCGATCATCTCCCTGATGGAAGCGGACGGCACGAAGCTGAAGCATCGCAATGCGTTCAACGTGACGGCCATGAGCATTGAACCGGAGCAAGTGGCAGCAGCTATCCGCAAGCACATCCCGGACTTCAAGCTCTCCTACCAGGTAGACCCTGTGCGCCAGGCGATCGCGGACAGCTGGCCGAACTCCATCGATGCGACGGCGGCCAAAGAAGAGTGGGGCTTTACCGCCGAGTACGATTTGGATAAGATGACGGAAGACATGCTCGCGAAATTGCGTCGAAAGCTGCTGCAAAAAGTGGGATAAAAGAAGTGTTGAAAAGACTGCCATGGCGGAAAAATTCCCAGGCAGTCTTTTTTTATCGCTGGGCAATCTGGCTGTTGGAAGGAGAAGGGAAATATGGTAGAATGATTGGCGAACGGTTGTTCTGAGCGGACGTGTTCTCTACTATCAGGCGTTCGTCAGGAAAAGTTGAGTAAAAGGCAGGTGCAGCCATGGACAATGATCGGTACGCCGAGATCGATGCGGTGATCGAATTTATTCACCGGCATATCGACGAACCACTTCCCCTTTCTCGTCTGGCTTCGTATGTCGCATACAGCCCCTATCATTTTACCCGCATTTTTAAAGAGAGAATGGGGTTGCCCCCGCTCTATTACGTTTCCTCTCTGCGCCTGCAAAAAGCGAAAGACTTGCTTTTGAAAACCAACATGAGCATCCGCGATATCGGATTGGAAATTGGGCAGCAAAGCCTGGGCACGTTTTCTACCCGATTCACCGAACGGGTAGGGGTGACTCCTTCGGTTTTTCGCTATTCCGCCCAAGCGGCTGACACAGACTTTCAAACTCTGCGAAAGATTGGCGACTGGAACCTGGAAAAACTGCCTACCCCACGGAAATTTTCCGTGACCGGGACCGTTCATGCCGAGCTCCCGTTTGACGGTGTCGTCTTGGTCGGCCTGTTCGCCAAGCCGATTCCGGAAGGGTTGCCGCTGTATGGGACCGTAATCCGTTCTTCGGCAGGACATTTTTCCCTGAGAGATATCAGGCCGGGGACGTATTACCTGATGGCAACTTCCGTCCATTGGGAGATGGATGCCAAGGAAATCCTGCTCCCGAACTCGACGCTCCGCACCCGTTCCAGACAGCCTATCATCGTCACTCCAGATTCGGTGGTTCCCCATCAAGACGTCAGGCTCTACCCGCCCCGCCCCGACGATCCACCTATCCTCATCTCGCTGCCGCTGCTCATGAACCACTTCCTG
Proteins encoded:
- a CDS encoding L-threonine 3-dehydrogenase — its product is MKKIFVTGALGQIGSELVMKLREVYGADQVIASDIRKKDDDQVVKSGPFEILDVTDGKRMFELAKSHQVDTIIHLAALLSATAEAKPLLAWNLNMGGLVNALEAARELNCQFFTPSSIGAFGPSTPKNNTPQDTIQRPTTMYGVNKVSGELLCDYYYQKFGVDTRGVRFPGLISYVAPPGGGTTDYAVEIYYKAIQEGAYTSYIAKDTYMDMMYMPDALNAIISLMEADGTKLKHRNAFNVTAMSIEPEQVAAAIRKHIPDFKLSYQVDPVRQAIADSWPNSIDATAAKEEWGFTAEYDLDKMTEDMLAKLRRKLLQKVG
- a CDS encoding AraC family transcriptional regulator; translated protein: MDNDRYAEIDAVIEFIHRHIDEPLPLSRLASYVAYSPYHFTRIFKERMGLPPLYYVSSLRLQKAKDLLLKTNMSIRDIGLEIGQQSLGTFSTRFTERVGVTPSVFRYSAQAADTDFQTLRKIGDWNLEKLPTPRKFSVTGTVHAELPFDGVVLVGLFAKPIPEGLPLYGTVIRSSAGHFSLRDIRPGTYYLMATSVHWEMDAKEILLPNSTLRTRSRQPIIVTPDSVVPHQDVRLYPPRPDDPPILISLPLLMNHFLAKHEGAGNGGGRI